One genomic region from Amycolatopsis sp. FBCC-B4732 encodes:
- the iolC gene encoding 5-dehydro-2-deoxygluconokinase, protein MSLEALTIGRVGVDLYPEQSGVPLAGVSTFAKSLGGTATNVAVAAARLGRRTAVLTKVGPDGFGDYVRQALDGFGVSPAHVGTSPDLQTPVVFCELNPPADPPLLFYRSPIAPDLTLTDADVPWDVVESVPLLWVTGTGVSAEPARTTQRKILEARGRREHTVLDLDYRPMFWPSAGQAREEIGGLLDHVTVAVGNRAEVEVAVGTADPDAAADRLLERGLRLAVIKKGAEGVLVATPDGRSTVPPRRVEVVCGLGAGDGFGGALIHGLLSGWDPVRLAEYANAAGALVASRLACADAMPTAEEIEELL, encoded by the coding sequence GTGAGTCTCGAAGCGCTGACCATCGGCCGGGTGGGCGTCGACCTCTACCCGGAGCAGAGCGGCGTGCCGCTGGCCGGCGTCAGCACGTTCGCCAAGTCGCTCGGCGGCACCGCGACCAACGTCGCGGTCGCCGCCGCGCGGCTGGGCCGGCGCACGGCGGTGCTCACCAAGGTCGGGCCGGACGGCTTCGGCGACTACGTCCGGCAGGCGCTCGACGGCTTCGGCGTGTCCCCGGCGCACGTGGGCACCTCGCCGGACCTCCAGACGCCGGTGGTGTTCTGCGAGCTGAACCCGCCCGCGGACCCGCCGCTGCTGTTCTACCGCTCCCCCATCGCCCCCGACCTCACGCTGACCGACGCCGACGTGCCCTGGGACGTCGTCGAGTCGGTGCCGCTGCTGTGGGTCACCGGCACCGGCGTGTCCGCCGAACCCGCGCGCACGACCCAGCGGAAGATCCTCGAAGCGCGCGGACGCCGTGAGCACACCGTGCTGGACCTCGACTACCGGCCGATGTTCTGGCCGTCGGCCGGGCAAGCGCGGGAAGAGATCGGCGGGCTGCTCGACCACGTCACCGTCGCGGTCGGCAACCGCGCCGAGGTCGAGGTCGCCGTCGGCACGGCGGACCCGGACGCCGCCGCGGACCGCCTGCTGGAGCGCGGCCTGCGGCTCGCCGTGATCAAGAAGGGCGCCGAGGGCGTCCTGGTGGCGACGCCGGACGGCCGGTCGACCGTGCCGCCGCGGCGCGTCGAGGTCGTGTGCGGGCTCGGCGCGGGTGACGGCTTCGGCGGCGCGCTGATCCACGGCCTGTTGTCCGGCTGGGACCCGGTGCGCCTCGCGGAGTACGCGAACGCCGCGGGCGCGCTCGTCGCGTCCCGGCTGGCCTGCGCCGACGCCATGCCGACCGCCGAGGAGATCGAGGAGCTGCTGTGA
- a CDS encoding aldolase, which yields MILTDERWRELLHTRATNPGAVRQAYATRRRRSKLLSDNGTLFLVAADHPARGALGVGEDPLAMADRRTLLDRLLAALANPAVDGILGTPDVVEELLLLGALHDKVVFGSMNRGGLAGADWEIDDRFTGYDARTLVDCGLDGGKMLLRLVDADPGTIPTLQACADAVTELAAYGLVAMIEPLPYRRDDGKLVLQKDPVSLARAVTVASGLGATSAHTWLKLPSTDSAEVLGATTLPVVVLGGVPSGDPAADLASWGRTLRHDVVRGLVVGRTLLYPPDGDVGAAVEAAAKVLEAAK from the coding sequence GTGATCCTCACCGACGAGCGCTGGCGCGAACTCCTCCACACCCGGGCGACGAACCCGGGCGCGGTCCGCCAGGCCTACGCGACCCGCAGACGCCGTTCGAAGCTGCTGTCCGACAACGGCACCCTGTTCCTCGTCGCGGCCGACCACCCGGCCCGCGGAGCACTGGGCGTCGGCGAGGACCCGCTCGCCATGGCCGACCGGCGGACCCTGCTGGACCGGCTGCTCGCCGCCCTCGCCAACCCGGCCGTCGACGGCATCCTCGGCACTCCCGACGTCGTCGAGGAGCTCCTCCTGCTCGGCGCGCTGCACGACAAGGTCGTGTTCGGTTCGATGAACCGCGGCGGCCTGGCCGGCGCGGACTGGGAGATCGACGACCGGTTCACCGGCTACGACGCCCGCACGCTCGTCGACTGCGGGCTCGACGGCGGCAAGATGCTGCTGCGGCTCGTCGACGCCGACCCCGGCACGATCCCGACGCTGCAGGCGTGCGCCGACGCCGTCACCGAGCTGGCGGCGTACGGGCTGGTGGCGATGATCGAGCCGCTCCCCTACCGCCGGGACGACGGGAAACTGGTGCTGCAGAAGGATCCCGTGTCCCTGGCGCGGGCCGTCACGGTGGCCTCCGGCCTCGGCGCGACGTCCGCGCACACCTGGCTCAAGCTGCCCTCGACCGACTCCGCCGAGGTCCTCGGCGCGACGACGCTGCCGGTGGTCGTGCTCGGCGGGGTGCCCTCCGGCGACCCGGCCGCCGACCTGGCCTCGTGGGGCCGGACGCTGCGCCACGACGTCGTGCGCGGCCTGGTCGTCGGCCGCACCCTGCTCTACCCGCCCGACGGTGACGTCGGTGCGGCCGTCGAAGCCGCCGCGAAGGTACTGGAGGCCGCGAAGTGA
- a CDS encoding ABC transporter permease codes for MTAAIQAQPDERVGKKSLTDRLVVRPEIGALLGAVLVFVFFSVVTGQFLSPLGVATWLDDSSTLGIMAVVVALLMVGGEFDLSAGVMTASTSLVTAILATQAGWNVWLALGVSLAFALGVGAFNGWLVMKTGLPSFIVTLGSFLALQGLNLGVTRLVTSTVQVSGMRSTSGYESAGALFASTFDVGGTEFQSSIIWWIVVTAVAAVLLMRTRFGNWIFAVGGSQVSARSVGVPVVRTKILLFMGTALGAWLVGSINILRFASVQANQGIGLEFQYIIAAVIGGCLLTGGFGSAVGAAIGALIFGMARQGIVFAQWNSDWFMLFLGIMLLAAVLVNNAFRRRAERVRR; via the coding sequence ATGACGGCGGCGATCCAGGCCCAGCCGGACGAACGGGTGGGGAAGAAGAGCCTGACCGACCGGCTGGTCGTCCGGCCCGAGATCGGCGCGCTGCTCGGCGCCGTGCTCGTGTTCGTCTTCTTCTCCGTCGTCACCGGCCAGTTCCTCAGCCCGCTGGGCGTGGCGACCTGGCTCGACGACTCCTCGACGCTGGGCATCATGGCCGTCGTGGTCGCGCTGCTCATGGTCGGCGGCGAGTTCGACCTTTCGGCCGGCGTCATGACGGCGTCGACGTCGCTGGTCACGGCGATCCTGGCGACGCAGGCGGGCTGGAACGTCTGGCTCGCACTGGGAGTCTCGCTCGCCTTCGCCCTCGGCGTCGGCGCGTTCAACGGCTGGCTGGTGATGAAGACCGGGCTGCCGAGCTTCATCGTCACGCTGGGGTCGTTCCTGGCGCTGCAGGGCCTCAACCTCGGCGTCACGCGGCTGGTCACCAGCACCGTCCAGGTGTCGGGGATGCGCTCGACCAGCGGCTACGAGTCGGCGGGCGCGCTGTTCGCGTCCACCTTCGACGTCGGCGGCACCGAGTTCCAGTCGTCGATCATCTGGTGGATCGTCGTCACGGCGGTCGCGGCGGTGCTGCTCATGCGCACCCGCTTCGGCAACTGGATCTTCGCCGTCGGGGGCTCGCAGGTCTCCGCCCGCTCCGTCGGCGTGCCGGTGGTGCGCACGAAGATCCTGCTGTTCATGGGCACCGCGCTCGGCGCGTGGCTCGTCGGCTCGATCAACATCCTGCGCTTCGCCAGCGTGCAGGCGAACCAGGGCATCGGGCTGGAGTTCCAGTACATCATCGCCGCGGTGATCGGCGGCTGCCTGCTCACCGGCGGGTTCGGCTCGGCGGTGGGCGCGGCGATCGGCGCGCTGATCTTCGGCATGGCGCGCCAGGGCATCGTGTTCGCGCAGTGGAACAGCGACTGGTTCATGCTGTTCCTCGGCATCATGCTGCTGGCCGCGGTCCTGGTGAACAACGCGTTCCGGCGCCGTGCGGAAAGGGTACGCCGATGA
- a CDS encoding TetR/AcrR family transcriptional regulator encodes MRTRLSTQERREQLLAIGAGLFAKRPYDEVWIEEVAEIAQVSRGLLYHYFPTKKEFFAEIVRSQRDQLLEMSEPDPALPVAEQLRAGLDVYLEFARTHPDGYRIVHRAAAGADREVLRIREAGMAANAERILAALGALITVTETTRVAVRGWLAFVATVILDWLDQPKITQAELRDLCVRTLFAAVDVTP; translated from the coding sequence ATGCGGACCAGGCTGAGCACGCAGGAGCGGCGGGAGCAGCTGCTGGCCATCGGCGCCGGGCTGTTCGCGAAGCGGCCGTACGACGAGGTGTGGATCGAGGAGGTCGCCGAGATCGCGCAGGTCTCGCGCGGCCTGCTGTACCACTACTTCCCGACGAAGAAGGAGTTCTTCGCCGAGATCGTCCGCAGCCAGCGCGACCAGCTGCTGGAGATGAGCGAGCCCGACCCGGCGCTGCCCGTGGCGGAGCAGCTGCGGGCCGGGCTCGACGTGTACCTCGAGTTCGCGCGCACGCACCCCGACGGCTACCGGATCGTGCACCGCGCCGCCGCGGGCGCCGACCGCGAGGTCCTGCGGATCCGCGAGGCCGGGATGGCCGCGAACGCCGAGCGCATCCTGGCCGCGCTCGGCGCCCTGATCACCGTCACCGAGACGACGCGGGTGGCCGTCCGCGGCTGGCTGGCGTTCGTCGCCACCGTCATCCTCGACTGGCTCGACCAGCCGAAGATCACCCAGGCCGAGCTGCGCGACCTCTGCGTCCGGACGCTGTTCGCGGCGGTGGACGTCACCCCGTGA
- a CDS encoding cytochrome P450 codes for MDTSGIPHRPGRLPVIGDLIGANPRTPLQDTVRIGKRLGPIFTRKVFGFEIVLVGGVDLVTELNDEAKFGKHVGMGVENLRALGGDGLFTAHTHEPNWRLAHDILQPAFSAEAMRRYHPIMLDVARELVAAWDAASGPVDVSADMTRLTLETIGRAGFGYRFGSFERAERHPFVTAMIRALRYAQLQNVKLPFVRRAIAGTPEQNRADIAVMTDLVDEVIAGRRGSGEESRDLLGLMLTEGHPVTGERLDPVNIRNQAITFVVAGHETTSGALSFALYYLTRHPELLAKARAEVDAVWGEREPGFADVAKLRYVRRVLDEAMRLWPTAPGYSREAREDVVLGGKYRMRKGDWVIVPLPLVHRDPAAWGDDPEAFDPDRFEPAAVKKRPAQAYKPFGTGERACIGRQFALHEAVLALGVVLQRYDFDVDPAYELKIVESLTLKPSGFTLRPRVRAGLRTQVAQLS; via the coding sequence GTGGACACCAGCGGGATTCCGCACCGGCCGGGCCGCCTGCCGGTGATCGGCGACCTGATCGGGGCCAACCCGCGCACGCCGCTGCAGGACACCGTGCGCATCGGCAAGCGGCTCGGGCCGATCTTCACCCGCAAGGTGTTCGGCTTCGAGATCGTCCTCGTCGGCGGCGTAGACCTGGTCACAGAGCTGAACGACGAAGCGAAGTTCGGCAAGCACGTCGGCATGGGCGTGGAGAACCTGCGCGCGCTCGGCGGCGACGGCCTGTTCACCGCCCACACCCACGAGCCGAACTGGCGGCTGGCGCACGACATCCTGCAGCCGGCGTTCTCCGCCGAGGCGATGCGCCGCTACCACCCGATCATGCTCGACGTCGCCCGCGAGCTCGTGGCCGCCTGGGACGCGGCGAGCGGCCCGGTCGACGTCTCGGCCGACATGACCCGGCTGACCCTGGAGACCATCGGCCGCGCCGGCTTCGGCTACCGGTTCGGCTCGTTCGAGCGCGCCGAACGGCACCCGTTCGTGACGGCGATGATCCGCGCGCTGCGGTACGCGCAGCTGCAGAACGTCAAGCTGCCCTTCGTCCGGCGCGCGATCGCCGGGACGCCGGAGCAGAACCGCGCCGACATCGCGGTGATGACGGACCTGGTCGACGAGGTCATCGCCGGGCGCCGCGGCAGCGGCGAGGAGAGCCGCGACCTGCTCGGCCTGATGCTCACCGAAGGCCACCCGGTGACGGGGGAGCGCCTCGACCCGGTGAACATCCGCAACCAGGCGATCACGTTCGTCGTCGCCGGCCACGAAACGACGTCCGGCGCGCTGTCGTTCGCGCTGTACTACCTGACCCGCCACCCCGAACTGCTGGCGAAGGCCCGTGCCGAGGTCGACGCGGTGTGGGGTGAGCGCGAGCCGGGGTTCGCCGACGTCGCGAAGCTGCGGTACGTCCGCCGCGTGCTGGACGAGGCGATGCGCCTCTGGCCGACCGCGCCCGGCTACTCCCGCGAAGCACGCGAAGACGTCGTGCTCGGCGGGAAGTACCGGATGCGCAAGGGCGACTGGGTGATCGTCCCGCTCCCGCTGGTGCACCGCGACCCGGCGGCCTGGGGTGACGACCCGGAGGCGTTCGACCCGGACCGCTTCGAGCCCGCCGCGGTGAAGAAGCGCCCGGCGCAGGCGTACAAGCCGTTCGGCACGGGTGAGCGCGCCTGCATCGGCCGCCAGTTCGCCTTGCACGAGGCCGTTTTGGCGCTGGGCGTGGTGCTGCAGCGCTACGACTTCGACGTGGATCCGGCGTACGAGCTGAAGATCGTGGAGTCCCTCACGCTCAAGCCGAGCGGCTTCACCTTGCGGCCGCGGGTCCGGGCCGGCCTACGGACGCAGGTAGCGCAGCTGTCCTGA
- the iolB gene encoding 5-deoxy-glucuronate isomerase, translated as MSKLHRPLGTLSDDTDPVRLTPDSAGWTYTGLRVLSLAPGETRILHTGEFEAFVLPLAGSATVRVDGQVFELRGRESVFTRVTDFAYVPRDAEVELSTTDGLEVALPMARCTRRLAAKYGPAEDVPVEVRGAGQATRQVTNFGVPGVWDHADKLNACELITPGGNWSSYPPHKHDEATECEVVNEEIYYFRIAGRDGVTPSREGFGLHRTYTADGDLDEDVAVRDHDVFLIPRGYHGPCVAAPGYPMYYLNVLAGPAEERSMAFCDDPAHSWVRGTWASQDLDPRCPVTSHEGRVQ; from the coding sequence GTGAGCAAGCTCCACCGTCCACTCGGGACACTGTCCGACGACACCGACCCGGTCCGGCTCACCCCGGACAGCGCGGGCTGGACCTACACCGGGCTGCGGGTGCTGTCCCTGGCGCCGGGCGAGACGCGGATCCTGCACACCGGCGAGTTCGAGGCGTTCGTGCTGCCCCTGGCCGGTTCCGCCACGGTCCGCGTCGACGGGCAGGTCTTCGAGCTACGCGGCCGCGAGTCCGTCTTCACCCGCGTGACGGACTTCGCCTACGTGCCCCGCGACGCCGAAGTCGAGTTGTCGACAACGGACGGTCTGGAGGTCGCGCTCCCGATGGCGCGCTGCACCCGCCGCCTCGCCGCGAAGTACGGCCCGGCCGAGGACGTCCCGGTCGAGGTCCGTGGCGCCGGGCAGGCGACGCGGCAGGTGACCAACTTCGGGGTGCCCGGGGTCTGGGACCACGCCGACAAGCTCAACGCGTGCGAGCTGATCACCCCGGGCGGGAACTGGTCGTCGTACCCGCCGCACAAGCACGACGAGGCGACCGAGTGCGAGGTCGTCAACGAGGAGATCTACTACTTCCGGATCGCCGGCCGCGACGGCGTGACGCCGTCCCGTGAGGGCTTCGGCCTGCACCGCACGTACACCGCCGACGGCGACCTGGACGAAGACGTAGCCGTGCGCGACCACGACGTGTTCCTGATCCCGCGCGGCTACCACGGCCCGTGCGTGGCCGCGCCGGGTTACCCGATGTACTACCTGAACGTCCTGGCCGGGCCGGCCGAAGAGCGGTCCATGGCGTTCTGCGACGACCCCGCGCACAGCTGGGTCCGCGGCACGTGGGCGTCGCAGGACCTCGACCCGCGGTGCCCCGTCACGAGTCACGAAGGACGTGTTCAGTGA
- a CDS encoding MFS transporter, with protein sequence MYIAASRTSDLAAGTDRKPALKRVSANVVALGMVSLVTDVSSEMVTAVLPLYLVLGLGLNPLQFGLLDGLYAGATAVVRVLGGHLADRWRRLKAVAGFGYGLSAVCKLGLVAAGSSVAAIGVVLAADRTGKGLRTGPRDALISLSSEPATLGRSFGVHRAMDTVGAFLGPLVAMAVLALSLGSYPSVFVTSFCIAAIAVLLLALFVHDRPATADRAAVSLRAAVGLLRQQDFRRVALWAALLGLVTVGDSFVYLVLQRRWEIAATWFPLLPLGTAGVYLVLAVPLGKLADRAGRWPVFLGGHAALCLALVLLCGPQAGIWLGIVALGLHGVFYAATDGVLMAAAGPLIPRDLRGTGMAVVQTGQAVARMVSSVLFGLAWTLWDLRPAVLVAAACLAAVALAAAIAKPVHP encoded by the coding sequence ATGTACATCGCGGCGAGCCGGACCTCGGACCTGGCGGCCGGCACCGACCGGAAACCCGCGCTGAAGCGGGTGTCCGCCAACGTGGTGGCGCTCGGCATGGTCAGCCTGGTCACCGACGTCTCCTCGGAGATGGTGACCGCCGTCCTCCCGCTCTACCTGGTGCTCGGCCTCGGGCTGAACCCGCTGCAGTTCGGGCTGCTCGACGGGCTCTACGCGGGCGCCACCGCGGTCGTGCGGGTGCTCGGCGGGCACCTCGCCGACCGGTGGCGGCGGCTCAAGGCGGTCGCCGGGTTCGGGTACGGCTTGTCCGCGGTGTGCAAGCTCGGGCTGGTCGCGGCCGGCTCGTCGGTCGCGGCGATCGGCGTCGTCCTCGCCGCCGACCGGACCGGCAAGGGGCTGCGCACCGGCCCCCGCGACGCGCTGATCTCGCTGAGCAGCGAGCCGGCGACGCTCGGCCGATCGTTCGGGGTGCACCGGGCGATGGACACCGTCGGTGCGTTCCTCGGCCCGCTGGTGGCGATGGCCGTGCTCGCGCTGAGCCTCGGCAGCTACCCGAGCGTCTTCGTCACCAGCTTCTGCATCGCCGCCATCGCGGTGCTGCTGCTCGCCCTGTTCGTGCACGACCGGCCGGCCACGGCCGACCGCGCCGCCGTCTCCCTGCGCGCCGCGGTCGGCCTGCTGCGGCAGCAGGACTTCCGGCGCGTCGCGCTGTGGGCGGCGCTGCTGGGCCTGGTCACGGTCGGCGACTCGTTCGTCTACCTCGTCCTGCAGCGGCGCTGGGAGATCGCGGCGACGTGGTTCCCGCTGCTGCCGCTCGGCACCGCCGGCGTCTACCTGGTGCTGGCCGTGCCGCTCGGCAAGCTCGCCGACCGGGCCGGGCGCTGGCCCGTGTTCCTCGGCGGGCACGCCGCGCTGTGCCTGGCGCTGGTGCTGCTCTGCGGCCCGCAGGCCGGGATCTGGCTGGGGATCGTCGCGCTCGGCCTGCACGGCGTGTTCTACGCGGCCACCGACGGCGTCCTGATGGCCGCCGCCGGGCCGCTCATCCCGCGTGACCTCCGGGGCACCGGGATGGCCGTCGTGCAGACCGGGCAGGCCGTCGCCCGGATGGTCTCCTCCGTCCTCTTCGGACTGGCGTGGACGCTGTGGGACCTGCGGCCCGCGGTGCTCGTCGCCGCGGCCTGCCTGGCCGCGGTCGCCCTCGCCGCCGCGATCGCGAAGCCGGTGCACCCGTGA
- a CDS encoding sugar ABC transporter substrate-binding protein, which translates to MFSMKKLAGVAAIAAAGLVLSACSGPSADNSSSSASGSSSAAAPSTGGPLKIAVVTHGTSGDAFWNVVKNGAEQAGKDLNVGVDYFADGDPGNQARLIDNAVAQKVGGLVVSMANPQALQTSIQNAVKAGIPVVTINSGEDSSAAFGAIAHVGQSEGLAGQGAGQRLKAAGKTKLLCVIHEAGNIGQNQRCDGAKQTFGTVSTLQVDISNPTDAQARIRGALQSDPSIDAVLALNSQVAARAVDAAKEASSKAQVATFDLNADVVAAIKAGTILFAVDQQQYEQGYLPIVFLKLYKENGNTIGGGKPVQTGPGFVDKSNIDTVAPYAQRGTR; encoded by the coding sequence GTGTTCTCTATGAAGAAGCTGGCCGGTGTGGCGGCGATCGCCGCCGCCGGACTGGTCCTGTCCGCGTGCAGCGGCCCGTCCGCCGACAACTCGTCCAGCAGCGCGAGCGGCAGTTCGTCGGCCGCGGCCCCGAGCACGGGCGGCCCGCTGAAGATCGCCGTGGTCACCCACGGCACGTCCGGTGACGCCTTCTGGAACGTCGTCAAGAACGGCGCCGAGCAGGCGGGCAAGGACCTGAACGTCGGCGTCGACTACTTCGCCGACGGCGACCCGGGCAACCAGGCCCGGCTGATCGACAACGCGGTCGCGCAGAAGGTCGGCGGCCTGGTGGTTTCGATGGCGAACCCGCAGGCGCTGCAGACGTCGATCCAGAACGCGGTCAAGGCCGGCATCCCGGTCGTCACCATCAACTCCGGCGAGGACTCCAGCGCGGCCTTCGGCGCGATCGCGCACGTCGGGCAGAGCGAAGGTCTCGCGGGCCAGGGCGCCGGGCAGCGGCTCAAGGCGGCGGGCAAGACGAAGCTGCTGTGCGTCATCCACGAGGCCGGCAACATCGGCCAGAACCAGCGCTGCGACGGCGCGAAGCAGACGTTCGGCACCGTCTCCACGCTGCAGGTCGACATCTCCAACCCGACCGACGCGCAGGCCCGGATCCGCGGCGCGCTGCAGTCCGACCCGTCGATCGACGCCGTGCTGGCGCTGAACTCGCAGGTCGCGGCCCGCGCGGTGGACGCGGCCAAGGAGGCGAGCTCGAAGGCGCAGGTGGCGACGTTCGACCTCAACGCCGACGTCGTCGCGGCCATCAAGGCGGGCACGATCCTCTTCGCCGTCGACCAGCAGCAGTACGAGCAGGGCTACCTGCCGATCGTGTTCCTCAAGCTGTACAAGGAAAACGGCAACACCATCGGCGGCGGCAAGCCGGTCCAGACCGGCCCGGGCTTCGTCGACAAGAGCAACATCGACACCGTGGCCCCGTACGCGCAGCGCGGCACCCGCTGA
- a CDS encoding ATP-binding cassette domain-containing protein, whose translation MSPLLEVRDIGKTYGSVIALREVSTVVNAGEVTCVLGDNGAGKSTLIKILSGVHQHDRGEFFVEGEPVRFASPREALDHGIATVYQDLAVVPLMSVWRNFFLGSEPTTGFGPFRFLDRKKGRETTKKALSDMGIDLRDVEQPVGTLSGGERQCVAIARAVYFGAKVLILDEPTAALGVKQAGVVLKYVAQARDRGLGVVLITHNPHHAFPVADRFLLLKRGAPLGAYEKKDIDINELTRQMAGGAELEALEHELRQVEKA comes from the coding sequence ATGAGCCCGCTGCTCGAAGTCCGCGACATCGGGAAGACCTACGGCAGCGTGATCGCGCTGCGCGAAGTGTCCACTGTGGTCAACGCGGGCGAGGTCACCTGCGTGCTCGGCGACAACGGCGCCGGGAAGTCCACGCTGATCAAGATCCTGTCCGGCGTGCACCAGCACGACCGGGGCGAGTTCTTCGTGGAGGGCGAACCCGTGCGGTTCGCTTCGCCGCGCGAGGCGCTGGACCACGGCATCGCGACCGTGTACCAGGACCTCGCGGTGGTGCCGCTGATGAGCGTCTGGCGGAACTTCTTCCTCGGCTCGGAGCCGACGACCGGCTTCGGCCCGTTCCGGTTCCTGGACCGGAAGAAGGGCCGCGAGACGACGAAGAAGGCGTTGTCCGACATGGGCATCGACCTGCGGGACGTCGAGCAGCCGGTCGGGACGCTCTCGGGCGGCGAACGCCAGTGCGTGGCGATCGCGCGGGCGGTGTACTTCGGCGCGAAGGTGCTGATCCTCGACGAGCCGACCGCCGCGCTCGGCGTCAAGCAGGCCGGGGTGGTGCTGAAGTACGTCGCCCAGGCCCGTGACCGCGGGCTCGGCGTCGTGCTGATCACGCACAACCCGCACCACGCCTTCCCGGTGGCGGACCGGTTCCTGCTCCTCAAGCGCGGCGCTCCGCTCGGCGCGTACGAGAAGAAGGACATCGACATCAACGAGCTGACCCGGCAGATGGCGGGCGGTGCGGAACTGGAAGCCCTCGAACACGAACTGCGGCAGGTGGAGAAGGCGTGA
- the iolD gene encoding 3D-(3,5/4)-trihydroxycyclohexane-1,2-dione acylhydrolase (decyclizing): MKLTTAQALVRWILAQRSETLDGREVPLFPGVFAIFGHGNVLGLGTALEEHRGELPVWRGHTEQGMALAAVGLAKATHRRQVGVATSSIGPGALNMVTAAGVAHANRLPVLLLPGDTFTSRAPDPVLQQIEPFGDATATVNDAFRAVSRYFDRISRPEQLISTLPQVARVLTDPADSGPVVLALPQDVQAETYDFPDALFAPVTHRPLRPRPDRRSVTEAAGVLRASQRPLLVLGGGVRYSGAARRALDFAERHGIPVVETTAGRTLVPHAHPLHAGPLGVTGSSSANVLAAGADVVLAVGTRLQDFTTASWTVFSPDVRLVSLNAARFDAVKHGALSVTGDADAGLTDLAAQLESWRVDPAWTSRASAERASWDAHIDSLRSAAAEVPSYAQVVGVVNDLSAGGDYVMTASGGLPGELIGGWRGSGSVSMDVEYGFSCMGYELSGAWGAAIAWPGLVTTLLGDGSYLMLNSELFSAAFAGHPFVAVVCDNDGYAVIARLQEGQGGKPFNNFYADCTTSHASPPRVDFARHAESLGCLVFTASTVDSLRTAYASAREASVAGRRPAVVVVKTQPSTWTEAGAWWEVGVPEHLAGRDEYERSKSGQLRYLRP, encoded by the coding sequence GTGAAGCTGACGACGGCTCAGGCGCTGGTCCGCTGGATCCTGGCGCAGCGCTCCGAAACCCTGGACGGGCGCGAAGTCCCGCTCTTCCCCGGCGTCTTCGCGATCTTCGGGCACGGGAACGTCCTCGGCCTCGGGACGGCCCTGGAAGAACACCGCGGCGAGCTGCCCGTCTGGCGCGGGCACACCGAGCAGGGCATGGCGCTGGCCGCGGTCGGGCTGGCGAAGGCCACGCACCGGCGGCAGGTCGGCGTCGCGACGTCGTCGATCGGGCCGGGCGCGCTGAACATGGTCACCGCGGCCGGGGTCGCGCACGCGAACCGGCTGCCGGTGCTGCTGCTGCCGGGCGACACGTTCACCAGCCGCGCGCCGGACCCGGTGCTGCAGCAGATCGAGCCGTTCGGCGACGCGACCGCGACGGTGAACGACGCCTTCCGCGCGGTCTCGCGCTACTTCGACCGGATCAGCAGGCCCGAGCAGCTGATCTCGACGTTGCCGCAGGTCGCGCGGGTGCTCACGGACCCGGCGGACAGCGGGCCGGTGGTGCTGGCGCTGCCGCAGGACGTCCAGGCGGAGACGTACGACTTCCCGGACGCGCTGTTCGCCCCGGTGACCCACCGGCCGTTGCGCCCGCGCCCGGACCGCCGTTCGGTCACCGAGGCGGCAGGCGTCCTGCGGGCTTCCCAGCGGCCGCTGCTGGTGCTGGGTGGCGGGGTCCGGTACTCGGGTGCGGCGCGCCGGGCCCTCGACTTCGCCGAGCGGCACGGGATCCCGGTCGTGGAGACCACGGCGGGCCGGACGCTGGTGCCGCACGCGCACCCCCTGCACGCGGGGCCGCTGGGCGTCACGGGCTCGTCGTCGGCGAACGTCCTGGCGGCCGGGGCGGACGTGGTCCTGGCCGTCGGCACGCGGCTGCAGGACTTCACGACGGCGTCGTGGACGGTGTTCTCCCCCGACGTCCGGCTGGTGTCGCTGAACGCGGCCCGCTTCGACGCCGTCAAGCACGGCGCCCTGTCCGTGACCGGGGACGCCGACGCGGGCCTGACGGACCTCGCCGCCCAGCTGGAGAGCTGGCGGGTGGACCCGGCGTGGACGTCACGGGCTTCGGCGGAACGCGCTTCCTGGGACGCGCACATCGATTCGTTGCGGTCGGCCGCGGCGGAAGTCCCGTCCTACGCGCAGGTCGTCGGGGTGGTGAACGACCTCTCGGCCGGCGGCGACTACGTCATGACGGCGTCCGGCGGGCTGCCGGGCGAGCTGATCGGCGGCTGGCGAGGGTCCGGTTCGGTGTCGATGGACGTCGAGTACGGGTTCTCGTGCATGGGGTACGAGCTGTCCGGCGCGTGGGGTGCGGCGATCGCGTGGCCCGGCCTGGTGACGACGCTCCTGGGCGACGGCTCGTACCTGATGCTGAACTCGGAACTGTTCTCGGCGGCGTTCGCGGGGCACCCGTTCGTCGCGGTCGTCTGCGACAACGACGGCTACGCGGTGATCGCGCGGCTCCAGGAGGGGCAGGGCGGGAAGCCGTTCAACAACTTCTACGCCGACTGCACGACTTCGCACGCTTCCCCACCCCGGGTGGACTTCGCGCGGCACGCGGAGTCGCTGGGGTGCCTGGTCTTCACGGCGTCCACAGTGGACTCGCTGCGGACGGCTTACGCGTCGGCCCGGGAGGCGTCGGTGGCCGGACGGCGGCCGGCGGTCGTCGTGGTGAAGACGCAGCCGTCGACGTGGACCGAAGCCGGAGCCTGGTGGGAGGTCGGCGTGCCCGAGCACCTCGCGGGCCGGGACGAGTACGAGCGGAGCAAGTCAGGACAGCTGCGCTACCTGCGTCCGTAG